A genomic stretch from Thermoanaerobaculia bacterium includes:
- a CDS encoding ABC transporter ATP-binding protein, translated as MGEVDIPALRSVDLDLYSGELVVILGPSGSGKSTLLNILGGLDVPTSGSVRFFDHDLTGADDAALTRFRREHVGFVFQFFNLIPSLTALENVVLVTEVAEHPLDAADALRIVGLGDRLDHFPAQLSGGEQQRVAIARAIVKRPDVLLCDEPTGSLDFQTGKPVLSVLARLNREFGTTTAVISHNAAIAAMADRVVRMVSGEIASIVRNASKADPETLAW; from the coding sequence ATGGGGGAAGTCGACATCCCCGCCCTCCGGTCGGTCGACCTGGACCTCTATTCCGGAGAGCTCGTCGTCATCCTCGGCCCGTCGGGGAGCGGGAAATCGACGCTTCTGAACATCCTGGGCGGCCTCGACGTGCCCACGAGCGGGTCCGTCCGGTTCTTCGACCACGACCTGACGGGCGCCGACGACGCGGCGCTCACCCGGTTTCGCCGGGAGCACGTCGGCTTCGTGTTCCAGTTCTTCAACCTGATCCCGAGCCTCACGGCGCTCGAGAACGTCGTGCTCGTCACGGAAGTCGCCGAGCATCCCCTCGACGCCGCCGACGCGCTTCGGATCGTCGGACTCGGCGACCGGCTCGATCACTTCCCCGCGCAGCTTTCGGGCGGCGAGCAGCAGCGCGTCGCGATCGCGCGCGCGATCGTCAAGCGGCCCGACGTTCTGCTGTGCGACGAGCCGACCGGGTCTCTCGACTTCCAGACCGGTAAGCCCGTCCTCTCCGTTCTCGCCCGCCTCAACCGGGAATTCGGCACGACGACCGCGGTGATCAGCCACAACGCGGCGATCGCCGCGATGGCGGACCGGGTCGTGCGCATGGTGAGCGGCGAGATCGCGAGCATCGTCCGGAACGCGTCCAAGGCCGACCCGGAGACGCTCGCGTGGTGA
- the arsM gene encoding arsenite methyltransferase, which produces MDTDETTKDFIRQRYASIAAGKPLPVSASCCASTELSSFVEEGYARMEGYAAEADLALGCGLPTAHAGLAAGETVLDLGSGAGNDVFIAARAVGPSGRVIGVDMTPEMIAKAKANAEKLGAKNVEFRLGEIEALPVETGTVDAVISNCVVNLVPNKRKAFSEIHRVLKSGGRFTVSDIVLDGELPESVRKSAELWAGCVSGALQKEEYLGIARDAGFEVAVEKERLIEIPDEIVSAALAGATLSAPVRILSVTVVGRKKA; this is translated from the coding sequence ATGGATACCGACGAGACGACCAAGGACTTCATCCGGCAGAGGTACGCGAGCATCGCGGCGGGCAAGCCGCTCCCGGTCTCGGCCTCCTGCTGCGCGTCGACCGAGCTCTCCTCGTTCGTCGAGGAGGGATACGCGCGGATGGAAGGGTACGCGGCGGAGGCCGACCTCGCACTCGGCTGCGGGCTGCCGACCGCGCACGCGGGTCTCGCCGCGGGGGAGACGGTCCTCGATCTGGGAAGCGGCGCCGGCAACGACGTCTTCATCGCGGCGCGCGCCGTGGGACCGTCGGGGCGCGTGATCGGCGTCGACATGACGCCGGAGATGATCGCGAAGGCGAAGGCGAACGCCGAGAAGCTCGGGGCGAAGAACGTCGAGTTCCGGCTCGGCGAGATCGAGGCGCTGCCCGTCGAAACCGGGACGGTCGACGCCGTGATCTCCAACTGCGTCGTCAACCTCGTCCCGAACAAGAGGAAGGCCTTCTCGGAGATCCACCGGGTCTTGAAGTCCGGCGGCCGATTCACCGTTTCCGACATCGTGCTCGACGGCGAGCTGCCGGAGTCGGTCCGCAAGAGCGCCGAGCTCTGGGCGGGCTGCGTTTCCGGCGCCCTCCAGAAGGAGGAATACCTCGGAATCGCCCGCGACGCCGGATTCGAGGTGGCCGTCGAGAAGGAGCGCCTTATCGAGATCCCGGACGAGATCGTCTCGGCAGCGCTCGCGGGGGCGACGCTCTCGGCCCCGGTCCGAATCCTGTCCGTCACGGTGGTCGGACGGAAGAAGGCATGA
- a CDS encoding dienelactone hydrolase family protein, which produces MKNETDTISREAAELKIPAGDVRLGAELHIPERAQGIVVFAHGAGSSRLSPRNRYVAETLRERGLGTLLFDLLTPEEEEADFPTARLRFDIDLLAERLIRASGWLVEEIPHGMPFGYFGASTGAAAALVAAAYLGPEVRAVVSRGGRPDLAGDNLERVKSPTLLLVGGRDELVLELNRAALERLGGEKRLEIIPGATHLFEEPGALADVARRASDWFVRHLHPAPAQEKQP; this is translated from the coding sequence ATGAAGAATGAAACCGACACGATATCCCGCGAGGCCGCGGAGCTGAAGATCCCGGCCGGCGACGTCCGGCTCGGTGCCGAGCTCCACATCCCCGAGCGGGCCCAGGGGATCGTCGTCTTCGCCCACGGGGCGGGAAGCAGCCGGCTGAGTCCGCGCAACCGCTACGTCGCCGAGACGCTGCGGGAACGCGGCCTCGGCACGCTTCTCTTCGACCTCCTGACCCCCGAGGAGGAGGAAGCCGACTTCCCCACCGCCCGACTGCGTTTCGACATCGACCTCCTCGCCGAGCGCCTGATCCGAGCCTCCGGCTGGCTCGTCGAGGAGATCCCGCACGGCATGCCGTTCGGGTACTTCGGCGCGAGCACCGGGGCCGCGGCCGCGCTCGTCGCGGCGGCGTATCTCGGCCCCGAGGTCCGCGCCGTCGTCTCGCGCGGCGGCCGCCCCGACCTCGCCGGCGACAATCTCGAGCGCGTCAAATCGCCGACTCTCCTGCTCGTGGGAGGCCGGGACGAGCTCGTCCTCGAGCTCAACCGCGCCGCGCTCGAACGGCTCGGGGGCGAGAAGCGTCTGGAAATCATTCCCGGAGCGACCCACCTCTTCGAGGAGCCGGGGGCGCTCGCGGACGTCGCGCGGCGCGCGTCGGACTGGTTCGTCCGCCATCTCCATCCGGCGCCCGCGCAGGAGAAGCAGCCATGA
- a CDS encoding HlyD family efflux transporter periplasmic adaptor subunit, translating to MSRTRRHVLLAAAAAGIAGATLFLLRPAPVLVETSRAVRRDLRLTVEEEGKTRVRERFVLSAPAAGRLHRVTLREGDPVAEGAAVALLDPLPLDARTREEARARLDAAEAERRAADARVRQAREALAQARRDHKRADALASQGLRAPGEREQAELLETTRARELDAARYAATAAAFQADAVRAVLVAGEPGRVGGAIPLRSPVAGRVLRIAQESERSVAAGTPVVEVGEPGSLEIAVDLLSTDAVRVSPGMEMHVDGGEGVSLRGRVRTIEPAAFTKISALGVEEQRVWVIGDLLEPAGRLGDGYRVEAAITIWEGKGVLTVPGSALFRRGAGWSAFVVESGRARRHDVEVGHRGADDAEIVRGLAEGETVILHPTDTIRDGTRVRPPASRER from the coding sequence ATGTCCCGAACCCGCCGCCACGTCCTGCTCGCCGCCGCCGCCGCCGGGATCGCCGGCGCGACCCTCTTTCTCCTGCGCCCCGCTCCGGTCCTCGTCGAGACCTCGCGTGCCGTCCGGCGCGACCTCCGGTTGACCGTCGAGGAGGAGGGGAAGACGCGGGTGCGCGAACGGTTCGTCCTCTCTGCGCCCGCGGCCGGACGCCTCCACCGCGTGACGCTCCGCGAGGGAGATCCGGTCGCCGAAGGCGCGGCCGTCGCGCTCCTCGATCCTCTTCCCCTCGACGCCCGGACGCGGGAAGAGGCGCGCGCGCGGCTCGACGCCGCCGAGGCGGAGCGCCGCGCCGCCGACGCCCGCGTGCGGCAGGCGCGCGAGGCGCTCGCGCAGGCCCGACGGGACCACAAGCGCGCGGACGCGCTCGCGTCGCAAGGACTTCGGGCGCCGGGGGAACGGGAGCAGGCCGAGCTCCTGGAGACGACGCGCGCGCGCGAGCTCGACGCCGCGCGGTACGCGGCGACCGCCGCCGCCTTCCAGGCCGACGCCGTGCGCGCGGTCCTGGTCGCCGGCGAGCCGGGCCGCGTCGGGGGGGCGATCCCGCTCCGGTCGCCGGTCGCCGGCCGGGTCCTCCGCATCGCGCAGGAGAGCGAGCGCTCGGTCGCGGCGGGAACGCCCGTCGTCGAGGTCGGCGAGCCGGGCTCCCTCGAGATCGCCGTCGACCTCCTCTCGACCGACGCGGTCCGCGTCTCTCCCGGGATGGAGATGCACGTCGACGGGGGCGAGGGGGTGTCGCTCCGCGGCCGCGTCCGCACGATCGAGCCCGCGGCGTTCACGAAGATCTCGGCTCTCGGCGTCGAGGAGCAGCGCGTGTGGGTGATCGGCGATCTCCTCGAGCCCGCCGGCCGCCTCGGGGACGGGTATCGCGTCGAGGCGGCGATCACGATCTGGGAAGGAAAAGGGGTGCTGACCGTGCCGGGAAGCGCGCTCTTCCGGCGCGGCGCCGGCTGGTCCGCGTTCGTCGTCGAGAGCGGCCGCGCCCGGCGGCACGACGTCGAGGTCGGACACCGGGGAGCCGACGACGCCGAGATCGTGCGCGGCCTCGCCGAAGGGGAGACCGTGATCCTCCATCCGACCGACACGATCCGCGACGGAACGCGCGTCCGCCCGCCCGCGTCGCGGGAGCGTTGA
- a CDS encoding BON domain-containing protein: MVTTATENKTDSQIQQDVLRELRWDARVKETEIGVEVDQGIVTLTGRVESYAKKLAAREAAHRVFGVLDVVDDVEVRIPGSLTRTDEDLARAVRHALEWDVFLPDTKIRTTVSHGLVTLEGEVENLVDRYDAERAVRRLQGIKGVANNLAVTVKKADEGKLRKAIQDTLERRADREADMIDVNVSDGKVTLEGRVHSWAEKQAILDAVRQAPNVRFVSADLKIEPVF; the protein is encoded by the coding sequence ATGGTCACGACGGCAACGGAAAACAAAACCGACAGCCAGATTCAACAGGACGTCCTGCGCGAGCTCCGGTGGGACGCGCGCGTGAAGGAAACCGAAATCGGCGTCGAAGTCGACCAGGGGATCGTGACGCTGACCGGCAGGGTCGAAAGCTACGCGAAGAAGCTCGCGGCGCGGGAGGCGGCCCACCGCGTCTTCGGCGTGCTCGACGTCGTCGACGACGTCGAGGTCCGGATTCCCGGATCGCTCACCCGGACGGACGAGGACCTCGCGCGCGCGGTCCGGCACGCTCTCGAATGGGACGTGTTCCTCCCCGACACGAAGATCCGGACGACGGTGTCGCACGGACTCGTCACCCTCGAGGGGGAAGTCGAGAATCTCGTCGACCGCTACGACGCGGAGAGGGCCGTGCGCCGGCTCCAGGGGATCAAGGGCGTCGCCAACAATCTCGCCGTCACGGTGAAGAAGGCGGACGAAGGAAAGCTGCGCAAGGCGATCCAGGACACCCTCGAGCGCCGCGCGGACCGGGAAGCGGACATGATCGACGTGAACGTTTCCGACGGCAAGGTCACGCTCGAAGGTCGGGTCCACTCCTGGGCGGAGAAGCAGGCGATTCTCGACGCCGTCCGGCAGGCGCCGAACGTGCGCTTTGTGTCGGCCGACCTGAAGATCGAGCCGGTCTTCTAG
- a CDS encoding CBS domain-containing protein, which produces MRIVVDDLQGFGDSRAQVRVPAEGSDAELEEHGVLHLLRRRLAPDCPGAGNFAGTQYPRYEFVAKAPIESVAGNSDEMATRACRSADVSPGPPAWEEAFGLFAPAARSGAYRSHRRRAMRLDQEISAPFRQDGTVTARRPIMKVRAVMNKPVKTVSAESSLAAAGKIMSENDCGVLPVVDTKNQVIGVLTDRDVCLALTSKNRTASDVPVSEAMSPRVFACGPDDEIQSALETMQYRLVRRLPVLDDARKLVGILSVDDIVIHAGPATAKRPAEVTYGEAFSTLKAICGTRLSHPHLIVSP; this is translated from the coding sequence ATGCGGATCGTCGTCGACGATCTTCAGGGCTTCGGCGATTCGCGAGCTCAGGTGCGTGTCCCCGCCGAGGGGAGTGATGCTGAACTCGAAGAGCATGGCGTCCTCCACCTTCTCCGGCGCCGGCTCGCGCCCGATTGCCCGGGCGCGGGAAACTTCGCCGGAACGCAGTATCCCCGGTACGAATTCGTCGCGAAAGCTCCAATTGAATCAGTCGCGGGTAACAGCGACGAGATGGCAACGCGTGCCTGTCGCTCGGCTGATGTTTCGCCGGGACCTCCCGCGTGGGAAGAGGCGTTCGGCCTTTTTGCGCCAGCTGCGCGATCCGGCGCGTATCGGTCGCACCGGCGCCGGGCGATGCGTCTGGATCAGGAAATTTCCGCGCCATTCCGGCAGGATGGAACGGTGACGGCAAGGAGGCCAATCATGAAAGTCCGAGCAGTGATGAACAAGCCCGTCAAGACCGTGAGCGCCGAGAGCAGTCTCGCCGCAGCCGGCAAGATCATGTCCGAGAACGACTGCGGGGTTCTTCCCGTCGTCGACACGAAGAATCAGGTCATCGGGGTCCTCACGGATCGCGACGTGTGCCTGGCATTGACCTCGAAGAACCGGACGGCATCCGACGTGCCGGTCTCCGAAGCGATGTCGCCGCGCGTCTTCGCGTGCGGTCCCGACGACGAGATCCAGAGCGCGCTCGAGACGATGCAGTATCGTCTCGTGCGGCGGCTCCCCGTCCTCGACGACGCGCGCAAGCTCGTGGGGATCCTGTCCGTCGACGACATCGTGATCCACGCCGGGCCCGCGACGGCGAAGCGGCCCGCGGAGGTGACCTACGGTGAGGCGTTCAGCACGCTGAAGGCGATCTGTGGCACGCGTCTTTCGCACCCGCACCTCATCGTCTCTCCCTGA
- a CDS encoding ABC transporter permease, giving the protein MTTLRRKLLRDLWHHRGPGAAVALVVACGITSFVVTRSAYHSILLSRDDYYARYRFADVFVSAKRVPDALFKKVAAIPGVAAAEARVVVEVALDVPGLAEPATGRLVSIPDSSPPALNRFLVRRGRAPEPGRRDEVLVSEAFASANRLSVGDRVGAVLNGRWESLRIVGIALSPEYVYEIRGAGSILPDNRRFGVLWMSREAVGSAFDMEGGFNDVALTLAPGASEPAVIDALDRLFDRYGSLGAYGRADQVSNAFLDNELTELRTEGWIVPAIFLGVAVFLLHVVVTRLVHTQRDQVAILKALGYGNRAIGAHYLEFVLAMTAAGAVVGVGAGVWLGSALTRVYTLYFRFPMLRYDVGAAPLLLSVAGCFAAAALGALGAVRNAVALQPAEAMRPEPPARFRAGALERIGLGRVLRPEIRMMLRNLLRRPVRLTLSVVGVALAVAILVLGRYFWDMVHVVLDNHFNAVERQEATVGFTNPVSGRAAHEISRLPGVIASEVYRVVPVRLRSEQRSKRTALLGLDASADLRRVVDRRRRAVALPPEGLVLSARLAKTLGVAPGDRLTVEVLEGERPVRSVAIASLVDELLGVNAYMELGALHRLLQEEGALSGAYLTSDPRASERLYAVLKRTPAVAGTALQKSMIRSFEDTIAQLLGTFTAVLVGLASVIALAIVYNGARIALSERGRELASLRVLGFARREVATILLGEQAIITALAIPLGCAMGFGACALLSALYETDLMRMPLVVEPRSYVFSALTVGAATFLSGLVVVRRVARLDLVAVLKTRE; this is encoded by the coding sequence ATGACCACGCTCCGCCGGAAGCTCCTCCGGGACCTCTGGCACCACCGCGGACCGGGAGCGGCGGTCGCGCTCGTCGTGGCGTGCGGCATCACGAGCTTCGTCGTCACGCGCTCCGCCTACCACTCGATCCTCCTCTCCCGCGACGACTACTACGCGCGCTACCGCTTCGCCGACGTCTTCGTGTCCGCCAAGCGCGTTCCGGACGCGCTGTTCAAGAAGGTGGCTGCGATCCCGGGCGTCGCGGCGGCCGAAGCGCGCGTCGTGGTCGAAGTCGCGCTCGACGTCCCCGGGCTCGCCGAGCCCGCGACGGGACGCCTCGTCTCGATCCCCGACTCCTCGCCGCCCGCGCTCAACCGCTTCCTCGTCCGGCGCGGGCGCGCGCCCGAACCCGGGCGGCGCGACGAAGTCCTCGTGAGCGAGGCGTTCGCGTCGGCCAACCGACTCTCGGTCGGCGACCGCGTCGGCGCGGTTCTCAACGGCCGGTGGGAATCGCTGCGGATCGTCGGGATCGCGCTGTCTCCCGAGTACGTCTACGAGATCCGCGGCGCGGGCTCCATCCTCCCGGACAACCGCCGGTTCGGCGTCCTCTGGATGAGCCGCGAAGCCGTCGGCTCCGCCTTCGACATGGAAGGCGGATTCAACGACGTCGCCCTCACGCTCGCCCCCGGCGCGAGCGAGCCCGCCGTGATCGACGCTCTCGACCGGCTGTTCGACCGATACGGAAGCCTCGGGGCCTACGGGAGGGCGGACCAGGTGTCCAACGCTTTCCTCGACAACGAGCTGACCGAGCTCCGCACGGAAGGGTGGATCGTCCCGGCCATCTTCCTCGGGGTCGCGGTCTTCCTCCTCCACGTGGTCGTCACCCGGCTGGTCCACACCCAGCGGGACCAGGTCGCGATCCTGAAGGCGCTCGGCTATGGCAATCGCGCGATCGGCGCGCATTACCTCGAGTTCGTGCTCGCGATGACGGCGGCCGGCGCGGTTGTCGGAGTCGGCGCCGGCGTCTGGCTCGGCTCGGCCCTGACCCGCGTGTACACCCTCTACTTCCGGTTTCCCATGCTCCGGTACGACGTCGGTGCGGCGCCTCTCCTCCTCTCGGTCGCCGGGTGCTTCGCGGCCGCCGCCCTCGGCGCGCTCGGCGCCGTGAGGAACGCCGTCGCCCTCCAGCCCGCCGAGGCGATGCGCCCGGAGCCCCCCGCCCGCTTCCGCGCCGGCGCCCTGGAGCGGATCGGTCTCGGGCGCGTCCTGCGGCCGGAGATCCGGATGATGCTGCGCAACCTCCTGCGGCGGCCGGTCCGTCTCACGCTCTCGGTCGTCGGCGTCGCGCTCGCGGTCGCGATCCTCGTGCTCGGGCGATACTTCTGGGACATGGTCCACGTCGTCCTGGACAACCATTTCAACGCGGTCGAGCGCCAGGAGGCGACGGTGGGCTTCACCAACCCGGTTTCCGGCCGGGCCGCGCACGAGATCTCGCGGCTCCCGGGAGTCATCGCGTCGGAGGTCTATCGCGTCGTGCCCGTCCGCCTCCGCTCGGAGCAGCGAAGCAAGCGGACGGCGCTCCTGGGCCTCGACGCGAGCGCCGATCTCCGCCGCGTCGTCGACCGGCGGCGGCGCGCCGTCGCGCTCCCCCCTGAAGGCCTCGTCCTCTCGGCGCGCCTGGCGAAGACGCTCGGCGTCGCGCCCGGCGACCGCCTGACGGTCGAGGTGCTCGAGGGGGAGCGTCCGGTGCGCTCCGTCGCGATCGCCTCCCTCGTCGACGAGCTGCTCGGGGTCAACGCCTACATGGAGCTCGGCGCGCTGCACCGGCTGCTCCAGGAGGAAGGCGCGCTCTCCGGCGCGTACCTGACCTCCGATCCGCGCGCCTCGGAGCGGCTCTACGCCGTCCTCAAGCGCACTCCGGCGGTCGCCGGAACGGCGCTCCAGAAATCCATGATCCGGAGCTTCGAGGACACGATCGCGCAGCTCCTCGGCACGTTCACGGCCGTGCTGGTCGGGCTCGCGTCCGTCATCGCGCTCGCGATCGTCTACAACGGGGCTCGCATCGCGCTCTCGGAGCGGGGGCGCGAGCTCGCGAGCCTTCGCGTCCTGGGCTTCGCGCGACGGGAGGTCGCGACGATCCTCCTCGGGGAGCAGGCGATCATCACCGCGCTGGCGATTCCGCTGGGATGCGCAATGGGATTCGGCGCCTGCGCGCTCCTCTCCGCGCTTTACGAAACCGATCTCATGCGGATGCCGCTCGTCGTCGAGCCGCGCAGCTACGTGTTCTCCGCGCTCACGGTCGGCGCCGCGACGTTCCTCTCAGGGCTCGTCGTCGTCCGGCGGGTCGCCCGCCTGGACCTCGTCGCGGTCCTGAAAACGAGGGAGTGA
- a CDS encoding phosphoribosyltransferase — protein MIFSDRRHAGRVLAQRLSEYAHRPDVVVLGLPRGGVPVAWEVARALDAPLDVFVVRKIGVPGHAELAMGAIASGGVTILSSDLIARLRVSRPEVDAAIVREREELARRERLYRRGRPPLVLEGKTVLLVDDGLATGATMRAAISAVRKLGPKSIVVAVPTGSPQACDDVRTTADDCVCVSTPEPFMAVGEWYADFSQTTDEEVEDLLSAPDAEPAEVRP, from the coding sequence ATGATCTTCAGCGACCGCCGCCACGCCGGGCGCGTGCTCGCCCAGCGGCTTTCGGAATACGCGCATCGACCCGACGTCGTCGTCCTCGGGCTTCCCCGCGGCGGCGTTCCCGTCGCGTGGGAAGTGGCGCGCGCGCTCGATGCCCCGCTCGACGTCTTCGTCGTTCGCAAGATCGGCGTCCCCGGCCATGCCGAGCTCGCGATGGGCGCGATCGCGAGCGGCGGCGTGACGATCCTCTCGTCCGACCTGATCGCGCGTCTTCGGGTCTCCCGTCCCGAAGTCGACGCGGCCATCGTCCGCGAGCGGGAGGAGCTCGCCCGCCGCGAGCGGCTGTATCGCCGCGGCCGTCCCCCGCTCGTGCTCGAGGGAAAGACGGTCCTCCTCGTGGACGACGGCCTCGCGACCGGCGCCACGATGCGCGCGGCGATCTCCGCGGTCCGCAAGCTCGGGCCGAAGTCGATCGTCGTCGCGGTGCCCACGGGGTCTCCGCAGGCCTGCGACGACGTCCGGACGACGGCGGACGACTGCGTCTGCGTCTCGACGCCGGAGCCTTTCATGGCGGTCGGAGAGTGGTACGCCGATTTCTCGCAGACGACCGACGAAGAGGTCGAGGATCTTCTGTCGGCGCCCGACGCGGAGCCCGCGGAGGTGCGGCCGTGA
- a CDS encoding DUF5335 family protein produces the protein MKPNTILTRTEEIPRKHWLKYLDEFSKRHDGWLVDVEELMGERGAQREATALPFRGATAVLEPPSVTIELGGDPSDHVEHRIEAPEHIWIESLAGGAEAALEIESAGGRKTLMAFRSPQPPEAVDGMPAPRGRRFAPRKRR, from the coding sequence ATGAAACCGAACACGATCCTCACGCGAACGGAAGAAATTCCCCGCAAACACTGGTTGAAGTACCTCGACGAATTCAGCAAGCGCCACGACGGGTGGCTCGTCGATGTCGAGGAGCTCATGGGCGAGCGCGGGGCGCAGAGAGAAGCGACGGCGCTCCCGTTTCGGGGTGCGACCGCGGTCCTCGAGCCGCCGAGCGTGACGATCGAGCTCGGCGGCGATCCTTCGGACCACGTCGAGCACCGGATCGAGGCCCCGGAGCACATCTGGATCGAGTCGCTCGCCGGAGGCGCGGAAGCGGCGCTGGAGATCGAATCGGCCGGCGGCCGGAAGACTCTCATGGCGTTCCGGTCCCCGCAGCCTCCGGAAGCCGTCGACGGCATGCCGGCGCCGCGCGGGCGGCGCTTTGCGCCGCGGAAACGCCGATGA
- a CDS encoding HPF/RaiA family ribosome-associated protein, with product MNIPLKVTFLGIEPSEAVEGKIRQRAAELDQFSPLLQRCEVWVDAPHGHHRKGYLYNVRIRATVSGEELDIDRQPDEEDVYVAVRDAFDALRRRLEDHLRRWRGKTKRHEAPPQARVERLFPVEGYGFLKTPEGREIYFHRNSVKEGSFDELRPGTAVAYSEEEGAEGPQATVVRLVTTTVPA from the coding sequence ATGAACATCCCGCTGAAGGTCACGTTTCTCGGCATCGAGCCGTCGGAAGCCGTCGAGGGGAAGATTCGGCAGCGTGCCGCCGAGCTCGACCAGTTCTCGCCCCTCCTGCAGCGCTGCGAGGTCTGGGTGGACGCGCCTCACGGCCATCACCGGAAGGGCTACCTCTACAACGTCCGGATCCGTGCAACGGTCTCCGGGGAAGAGCTCGACATCGACCGTCAACCCGACGAGGAAGACGTCTACGTCGCGGTGCGCGACGCCTTCGACGCGCTGCGCCGGCGGCTGGAAGACCATCTGCGGCGATGGCGCGGGAAGACCAAGCGGCACGAGGCCCCGCCGCAGGCGCGCGTCGAGCGGCTCTTCCCGGTCGAGGGGTACGGTTTCCTGAAGACGCCCGAAGGGCGGGAGATCTATTTCCACCGCAACAGCGTGAAGGAGGGCTCGTTCGACGAGCTGCGGCCGGGGACCGCCGTGGCCTATTCCGAAGAGGAGGGCGCCGAGGGGCCGCAGGCCACCGTCGTCCGGCTCGTCACGACGACCGTGCCGGCCTGA
- the amrS gene encoding AmmeMemoRadiSam system radical SAM enzyme produces the protein MTARRGPVVETSHWHRLEDGRIQCDVCPRFCALHEGQRGLCFVRARQADAIVLTTYGRSSGFCVDPIEKKPLNHFLPGTAVLSFGTEGCNLSCRFCQNWDISKSREISKLSEEASPETIAHAARDFGCRSVAFTYNDPTIFFEYASDVADACREIGIKAVAVTAGYMCAEPRKEFYRHVDAANVDLKAFTEDFYHTVTASHLAPVLETLEYLKKETSVWLEITNLMIPGLNDSEAETDAMTRWIVDHLGGDVPVHFTAFHPDWKMADVPPTPPETLRRAREIARRNGVRYAYTGNVLDEAGSTTFCAACGATLIGRRGFVVTDWALDEDGRCLSCATRLPGVIEAVPGEWGGIRVPVRLPAPEAAAAQ, from the coding sequence GTGACCGCGCGGCGCGGTCCCGTCGTCGAGACGAGCCACTGGCATCGACTGGAAGACGGCCGCATCCAGTGCGACGTCTGCCCCCGCTTCTGCGCGCTCCACGAAGGTCAGCGGGGGCTCTGCTTCGTCCGCGCCCGCCAGGCCGACGCGATCGTCCTGACGACGTACGGCCGCTCGAGCGGGTTCTGCGTGGACCCGATCGAGAAGAAGCCGCTCAACCATTTCCTCCCCGGCACCGCGGTGCTCTCGTTCGGGACGGAAGGGTGCAACCTCTCCTGCCGCTTCTGCCAGAACTGGGACATCAGCAAGTCCCGCGAGATCTCGAAGCTCTCCGAGGAGGCCTCGCCCGAGACGATCGCGCACGCCGCCCGGGACTTCGGCTGCCGGAGCGTCGCCTTCACGTACAACGATCCGACGATCTTTTTCGAGTACGCGAGCGACGTCGCCGACGCCTGCCGGGAGATCGGAATCAAGGCGGTCGCGGTGACCGCGGGGTACATGTGCGCCGAGCCGCGGAAGGAGTTCTACCGCCACGTCGACGCGGCCAACGTCGACCTGAAGGCGTTCACCGAGGACTTCTACCACACGGTCACCGCGTCGCATCTCGCCCCCGTTCTCGAGACGCTCGAGTACCTGAAGAAGGAGACCTCGGTGTGGCTCGAGATCACGAACCTGATGATCCCGGGACTCAACGACTCGGAGGCCGAGACCGACGCGATGACGCGCTGGATCGTGGATCACCTCGGCGGCGACGTGCCGGTTCATTTCACGGCCTTCCATCCCGACTGGAAGATGGCCGACGTCCCGCCGACTCCCCCCGAGACGCTCCGCCGCGCGCGGGAGATCGCGCGCCGCAACGGCGTCCGCTACGCCTATACCGGCAACGTTCTCGACGAGGCCGGTTCGACGACGTTCTGCGCCGCCTGCGGCGCCACTCTCATCGGCCGCCGGGGATTCGTCGTCACCGACTGGGCGCTCGACGAGGACGGACGCTGCCTCTCGTGCGCGACGCGGCTGCCCGGCGTGATCGAGGCGGTCCCCGGCGAATGGGGCGGGATTCGGGTTCCCGTCCGCCTCCCGGCTCCCGAGGCCGCGGCGGCTCAGTAG
- a CDS encoding metalloregulator ArsR/SmtB family transcription factor codes for MNEAAVSDSFKALADPTRVRILALLKQRGQSCCGLIGKREPGLCACDIQQNVGLSQSVVNHHMQILIRAGLVTGEKRGRWVYYRRNDAAIAALADMLARAV; via the coding sequence GTGAACGAGGCCGCCGTCTCCGACTCCTTCAAGGCGCTCGCCGATCCGACGCGCGTCCGGATCCTCGCGCTCCTCAAGCAACGGGGGCAGTCGTGCTGCGGCCTGATCGGAAAGCGCGAGCCCGGGCTCTGCGCCTGCGACATCCAGCAGAACGTGGGGCTCTCGCAGTCGGTCGTCAACCATCACATGCAGATCCTGATCCGCGCCGGGCTCGTCACGGGGGAGAAGCGGGGGCGCTGGGTCTATTACCGGAGAAACGACGCGGCGATCGCGGCGCTCGCGGACATGCTCGCGCGCGCCGTCTGA